In Mauremys mutica isolate MM-2020 ecotype Southern chromosome 16, ASM2049712v1, whole genome shotgun sequence, one DNA window encodes the following:
- the POP5 gene encoding ribonuclease P/MRP protein subunit POP5, whose product MVRFKHRYLLCEIVSEDPRCRQCIDERAVGAAAKDAVARTHGDYGLACCSIAFTVKYLNAYTGIVLLRCRKDFYRLLWSALPFVTYLENRNQRYSCFFNTLHVGGTIRTCQKFLVQYNRKQLLLLLHNCTSEEERESIQKSVLSCCLKEVEEEQSQSGDEDDCAETD is encoded by the exons ATGGTGCGGTTCAAGCACAG GTACCTGCTGTGTGAGATCGTCTCCGAAGACCCCCGCTGCCGGCAGTGCATCGACGAGCGGGCGGTGGGCGCGGCGGCGAAGGACGCCGTTGCCCGGACCCACGGGGACTACGGCCTGGCCTGCTGCTCCATCGCCTTCAcag TGAAATATCTCAATGCCTATACAGGCATAGTTCTCTTGCGTTGCCGAAAGGACTTCTACAGGCTCCTATGGTCAGCTCTTCCCTTTGTCACTTACTTGGAGAACAGGAACCAGCGTTATTCCTGTTTCTTCAACACACTACATGTTGGAG GGACAATAAGAACATGTCAGAAGTTCCTTGTTCAGTACAATAGGAAACAGCTGCTGCTATTATTGCACAACTGCACCAGTGAAG AGGAAAGAGAGTCCATCCAGAAGTCAGTGTTAAGCTGTTGCCTTAAGGAAGTGGAGGAGGAGCAGTCTCAAAGTGGGGATGAAGACGACTGTGCAGAGACAGACTGA